In the genome of Parus major isolate Abel chromosome 2, Parus_major1.1, whole genome shotgun sequence, one region contains:
- the CCDC13 gene encoding coiled-coil domain-containing protein 13 isoform X3 has translation MEPDVKVNEDFKSQFKAYQEQQQRRLQDLMERKKEKQNRQKNTGSTKKTIKALSDLNLFNKGPPVNEDASKSFLEAENEKLQDQLREVRDENCRLYKLVSEKDFEINQLQRRVQEERLALSGVSGIAGDVAATKIVELAKKNREITAEFESERARVKQLNYKVKELERELQAATEKIHSLGGDAAGIKESTLKILEGNLAESPEVKALQEKLSTANIKVTEYRNQLQNVKQELKLTQKILAKEVGEDVNIQSLLTNSGSWRGRAQQILLLQTRVRELEHKLSQNKITASLLEVDEGFLAFPHSRKLSVQEKNLLKIRSLEKEKRESLEKLAEQYNTLQKNHEELKKKLDASRARNQVLCGEVKILNGQIGTLLEKGKHDDELLDALLTQQKQMQELLKGLSQKEDKNKEPQQLEGQHLNPGIQRQNIMEDKLRELVAEREAKVKTLETEVEKLTVQDESEAADLPCSEHSGAPEGSGSNKAGRTESAWSGTDSLDGEVLPGENTEQRALCQAAEVERRELLELVTVLQKRLEESSNKVLEAEKKLQEERWQSDILEQQLEKLQVDLGSSRTAQNPALRSRKAQPSLPLQEGDREQLPAALSELSLESQVEELSTRLGIQLDENKDLKAVLAEVVRKKEEDF, from the exons ATGGAGCCAGATGTAAAAGTGAATGAAGATTTCAAAAGCCAGTTTAAGGCTTATCAGGAGCAACAGCAAAGGCGGCTGCAAGATTTgatggagaggaagaaggaaaagcagaacaggcAGAAGAACACTGGCAGCACAAAGAAGACTATAAAAGCCCTGAGTGATCTAAACTTGTTTAATAAAGGACCTCCTGTAAATGAAGATGCCAGCAAAAG ttttcttgaGGCTGAGAATGAGAAGCTGCAGGATCAGCTGCGAGAGGTCCGGGATGAGAACTGCAGGCTCTACAAACTGGTGTCAGAGAAAGATTTTGAGATAAATCAGCTCCAGAGAAGAGTGCAGGAGGAAAGGTTGGCTCTGTCAG GGGTGTCTGGTATAGCTGGAGACGTGGCAGCCACTAAAATAGTTGAGTTGGCCAAAAAGAACCGTGAGATAACTGCTGAGTTTGAGAGTGAGAGAGCCAGAGTGAAGCAGCTGAATTACAAAGTcaaggagctggagagagaa CTACAGGCAGCCACAGAAAAAATCCATTCCCTTGGTGGCGATGCTGCAGGAATCAAGGAATCAACTCTGAAAATACTGGAAGGAAACTTG GCTGAAAGTCCAGAGGTGaaagcactgcaggaaaaattGAGCACAGCCAATATAAAAGTGACAGAATATCGGAACCAGCTCCAGAACGTGAAACAGGAACTGAAGCTGACCCAAAAG ATTTTAGCCAAAGAAGTTGGGGAAGATGTGAATATCCAAAGTCTCTTGACCAATTCTGGCAGCTGGCGTGGACGAGCTCAGCAAATTCTTCTTCTCCAAACCAGG GTTCGAGAGCTGGAGCATAAACTGAGTCAAAACAAGatcacagcttctctgcttgAGGTGGATGAGGGATTTCTGGCATTTCCTCATTCAAGGAAGTTGTCAGTCCAAGAGAAGAATTTGCTGAAGATTCGCAGcttggaaaaagagaagagggaatCTTTGGAG AAACTCGCTGAGCAATACAACACTCTCCAAAAAAACCAtgaggaactgaaaaaaaaactggaTGCCTCAAGAGCCAGGAACCAAGTGCTGTGTGGAGAAGTGAAGATACTGAATGGACAGATTGGAACCTTGCTGGAGAAAGGGAAACACGATGATGAGCTCCTAGATGCCTTGCTG ACCCAGCAGAAACAAATGCAGGAGCTCTTAAAGGGCCTGAGCCAGAAGGAGGATAAGAACAAGGAGcctcagcagctggaagggcAGCACCTGAACCCTGGGATTCAGAGACAAAACATCATGGAAGACAAGCTCAGGGAGCTGGTGGCTGAGCGAGAAGCAAAGGTTAAAACACTGGAGACAGAGGTTGAGAAACTCACAGTTCAG GACGAGTCAGAAGCTGCTGATCTGCCATGCTCTGAGCACTCAGGAGCACCTGAGGGATCAGGCAGTAACAAGGCTGGAAGGACAGAATCTGCCTG GTCTGGCACGGACAGCTTGGACGGGGAAGTGCTGCCAGGAgagaacacagagcagagggctctgtgccaggctgctgaagtggagaggagagagctcctggagctggtgactgtgctgcagaaaag GTTGGAGGAAAGCAGCAACAAAGTCTTGGAAGCTGAGAAGAAGCTTCAAGAGGAGAGGTGGCAGAGTGACATCTTGGAACAGCAGCTTGAAAAGCTTCAGGTGGATCTagggagcagcagaactgcCCAGAACCCTgccctgaggagcagaaaag CCCAGCCAAGCCTCCCCTTGCAGGAGGGTGacagagagcagctccctgcagccctgtccGAGCTGTCCCTGGAATCTCAGGTGGAGGAGCTCAGCACAAG GCTTGGGATCCAGCTGGATGAGAACAAAGATCTGAAGGCTGTTCTGGCAGAGGTtgtgagaaagaaagaggaagattTTTAA
- the CCDC13 gene encoding coiled-coil domain-containing protein 13 isoform X2 produces MEPDVKVNEDFKSQFKAYQEQQQRRLQDLMERKKEKQNRQKNTGSTKKTIKALSDLNLFNKGPPVNEDASKSFLEAENEKLQDQLREVRDENCRLYKLVSEKDFEINQLQRRVQEERLALSGVSGIAGDVAATKIVELAKKNREITAEFESERARVKQLNYKVKELERELQAATEKIHSLGGDAAGIKESTLKILEGNLAESPEVKALQEKLSTANIKVTEYRNQLQNVKQELKLTQKILAKEVGEDVNIQSLLTNSGSWRGRAQQILLLQTRVRELEHKLSQNKITASLLEVDEGFLAFPHSRKLSVQEKNLLKIRSLEKEKRESLEKLAEQYNTLQKNHEELKKKLDASRARNQVLCGEVKILNGQIGTLLEKGKHDDELLDALLTQQKQMQELLKGLSQKEDKNKEPQQLEGQHLNPGIQRQNIMEDKLRELVAEREAKVKTLETEVEKLTVQDESEAADLPCSEHSGAPEGSGSNKAGRTESACTVSTMGHVLVESAATEPFFLRGTSPSGIGSGTDSLDGEVLPGENTEQRALCQAAEVERRELLELVTVLQKRLEESSNKVLEAEKKLQEERWQSDILEQQLEKLQVDLGSSRTAQNPALRSRKAQPSLPLQEGDREQLPAALSELSLESQVEELSTRLGIQLDENKDLKAVLAEVVRKKEEDF; encoded by the exons ATGGAGCCAGATGTAAAAGTGAATGAAGATTTCAAAAGCCAGTTTAAGGCTTATCAGGAGCAACAGCAAAGGCGGCTGCAAGATTTgatggagaggaagaaggaaaagcagaacaggcAGAAGAACACTGGCAGCACAAAGAAGACTATAAAAGCCCTGAGTGATCTAAACTTGTTTAATAAAGGACCTCCTGTAAATGAAGATGCCAGCAAAAG ttttcttgaGGCTGAGAATGAGAAGCTGCAGGATCAGCTGCGAGAGGTCCGGGATGAGAACTGCAGGCTCTACAAACTGGTGTCAGAGAAAGATTTTGAGATAAATCAGCTCCAGAGAAGAGTGCAGGAGGAAAGGTTGGCTCTGTCAG GGGTGTCTGGTATAGCTGGAGACGTGGCAGCCACTAAAATAGTTGAGTTGGCCAAAAAGAACCGTGAGATAACTGCTGAGTTTGAGAGTGAGAGAGCCAGAGTGAAGCAGCTGAATTACAAAGTcaaggagctggagagagaa CTACAGGCAGCCACAGAAAAAATCCATTCCCTTGGTGGCGATGCTGCAGGAATCAAGGAATCAACTCTGAAAATACTGGAAGGAAACTTG GCTGAAAGTCCAGAGGTGaaagcactgcaggaaaaattGAGCACAGCCAATATAAAAGTGACAGAATATCGGAACCAGCTCCAGAACGTGAAACAGGAACTGAAGCTGACCCAAAAG ATTTTAGCCAAAGAAGTTGGGGAAGATGTGAATATCCAAAGTCTCTTGACCAATTCTGGCAGCTGGCGTGGACGAGCTCAGCAAATTCTTCTTCTCCAAACCAGG GTTCGAGAGCTGGAGCATAAACTGAGTCAAAACAAGatcacagcttctctgcttgAGGTGGATGAGGGATTTCTGGCATTTCCTCATTCAAGGAAGTTGTCAGTCCAAGAGAAGAATTTGCTGAAGATTCGCAGcttggaaaaagagaagag GGAATCTTTGGAG AAACTCGCTGAGCAATACAACACTCTCCAAAAAAACCAtgaggaactgaaaaaaaaactggaTGCCTCAAGAGCCAGGAACCAAGTGCTGTGTGGAGAAGTGAAGATACTGAATGGACAGATTGGAACCTTGCTGGAGAAAGGGAAACACGATGATGAGCTCCTAGATGCCTTGCTG ACCCAGCAGAAACAAATGCAGGAGCTCTTAAAGGGCCTGAGCCAGAAGGAGGATAAGAACAAGGAGcctcagcagctggaagggcAGCACCTGAACCCTGGGATTCAGAGACAAAACATCATGGAAGACAAGCTCAGGGAGCTGGTGGCTGAGCGAGAAGCAAAGGTTAAAACACTGGAGACAGAGGTTGAGAAACTCACAGTTCAG GACGAGTCAGAAGCTGCTGATCTGCCATGCTCTGAGCACTCAGGAGCACCTGAGGGATCAGGCAGTAACAAGGCTGGAAGGACAGAATCTGCCTG CACAGTGTCCACGATGGGCCACGTGCTCGTGGAGTCAGCAGCCACAGAGCCTTTCTTCCTCAGGGGTACCAGCCCATCTGGAATTGG GTCTGGCACGGACAGCTTGGACGGGGAAGTGCTGCCAGGAgagaacacagagcagagggctctgtgccaggctgctgaagtggagaggagagagctcctggagctggtgactgtgctgcagaaaag GTTGGAGGAAAGCAGCAACAAAGTCTTGGAAGCTGAGAAGAAGCTTCAAGAGGAGAGGTGGCAGAGTGACATCTTGGAACAGCAGCTTGAAAAGCTTCAGGTGGATCTagggagcagcagaactgcCCAGAACCCTgccctgaggagcagaaaag CCCAGCCAAGCCTCCCCTTGCAGGAGGGTGacagagagcagctccctgcagccctgtccGAGCTGTCCCTGGAATCTCAGGTGGAGGAGCTCAGCACAAG GCTTGGGATCCAGCTGGATGAGAACAAAGATCTGAAGGCTGTTCTGGCAGAGGTtgtgagaaagaaagaggaagattTTTAA
- the CCDC13 gene encoding coiled-coil domain-containing protein 13 isoform X5, whose translation MEPDVKVNEDFKSQFKAYQEQQQRRLQDLMERKKEKQNRQKNTGSTKKTIKALSDLNLFNKGPPVNEDASKSFLEAENEKLQDQLREVRDENCRLYKLVSEKDFEINQLQRRVQEERLALSGVSGIAGDVAATKIVELAKKNREITAEFESERARVKQLNYKVKELERELQAATEKIHSLGGDAAGIKESTLKILEGNLAESPEVKALQEKLSTANIKVTEYRNQLQNVKQELKLTQKILAKEVGEDVNIQSLLTNSGSWRGRAQQILLLQTRVRELEHKLSQNKITASLLEVDEGFLAFPHSRKLSVQEKNLLKIRSLEKEKRESLEKLAEQYNTLQKNHEELKKKLDASRARNQVLCGEVKILNGQIGTLLEKGKHDDELLDALLTQQKQMQELLKGLSQKEDKNKEPQQLEGQHLNPGIQRQNIMEDKLRELVAEREAKVKTLETEVEKLTVQDESEAADLPCSEHSGAPEGSGSNKAGRTESACTVSTMGHVLVESAATEPFFLRGTSPSGIGSGTDSLDGEVLPGENTEQRALCQAAEVERRELLELVTVLQKRLEESSNKVLEAEKKLQEERWQSDILEQQLEKLQVDLGSSRTAQNPALRSRKGLRGTRIFARCFHGIIPGKKLSPAL comes from the exons ATGGAGCCAGATGTAAAAGTGAATGAAGATTTCAAAAGCCAGTTTAAGGCTTATCAGGAGCAACAGCAAAGGCGGCTGCAAGATTTgatggagaggaagaaggaaaagcagaacaggcAGAAGAACACTGGCAGCACAAAGAAGACTATAAAAGCCCTGAGTGATCTAAACTTGTTTAATAAAGGACCTCCTGTAAATGAAGATGCCAGCAAAAG ttttcttgaGGCTGAGAATGAGAAGCTGCAGGATCAGCTGCGAGAGGTCCGGGATGAGAACTGCAGGCTCTACAAACTGGTGTCAGAGAAAGATTTTGAGATAAATCAGCTCCAGAGAAGAGTGCAGGAGGAAAGGTTGGCTCTGTCAG GGGTGTCTGGTATAGCTGGAGACGTGGCAGCCACTAAAATAGTTGAGTTGGCCAAAAAGAACCGTGAGATAACTGCTGAGTTTGAGAGTGAGAGAGCCAGAGTGAAGCAGCTGAATTACAAAGTcaaggagctggagagagaa CTACAGGCAGCCACAGAAAAAATCCATTCCCTTGGTGGCGATGCTGCAGGAATCAAGGAATCAACTCTGAAAATACTGGAAGGAAACTTG GCTGAAAGTCCAGAGGTGaaagcactgcaggaaaaattGAGCACAGCCAATATAAAAGTGACAGAATATCGGAACCAGCTCCAGAACGTGAAACAGGAACTGAAGCTGACCCAAAAG ATTTTAGCCAAAGAAGTTGGGGAAGATGTGAATATCCAAAGTCTCTTGACCAATTCTGGCAGCTGGCGTGGACGAGCTCAGCAAATTCTTCTTCTCCAAACCAGG GTTCGAGAGCTGGAGCATAAACTGAGTCAAAACAAGatcacagcttctctgcttgAGGTGGATGAGGGATTTCTGGCATTTCCTCATTCAAGGAAGTTGTCAGTCCAAGAGAAGAATTTGCTGAAGATTCGCAGcttggaaaaagagaagagggaatCTTTGGAG AAACTCGCTGAGCAATACAACACTCTCCAAAAAAACCAtgaggaactgaaaaaaaaactggaTGCCTCAAGAGCCAGGAACCAAGTGCTGTGTGGAGAAGTGAAGATACTGAATGGACAGATTGGAACCTTGCTGGAGAAAGGGAAACACGATGATGAGCTCCTAGATGCCTTGCTG ACCCAGCAGAAACAAATGCAGGAGCTCTTAAAGGGCCTGAGCCAGAAGGAGGATAAGAACAAGGAGcctcagcagctggaagggcAGCACCTGAACCCTGGGATTCAGAGACAAAACATCATGGAAGACAAGCTCAGGGAGCTGGTGGCTGAGCGAGAAGCAAAGGTTAAAACACTGGAGACAGAGGTTGAGAAACTCACAGTTCAG GACGAGTCAGAAGCTGCTGATCTGCCATGCTCTGAGCACTCAGGAGCACCTGAGGGATCAGGCAGTAACAAGGCTGGAAGGACAGAATCTGCCTG CACAGTGTCCACGATGGGCCACGTGCTCGTGGAGTCAGCAGCCACAGAGCCTTTCTTCCTCAGGGGTACCAGCCCATCTGGAATTGG GTCTGGCACGGACAGCTTGGACGGGGAAGTGCTGCCAGGAgagaacacagagcagagggctctgtgccaggctgctgaagtggagaggagagagctcctggagctggtgactgtgctgcagaaaag GTTGGAGGAAAGCAGCAACAAAGTCTTGGAAGCTGAGAAGAAGCTTCAAGAGGAGAGGTGGCAGAGTGACATCTTGGAACAGCAGCTTGAAAAGCTTCAGGTGGATCTagggagcagcagaactgcCCAGAACCCTgccctgaggagcagaaaag GTCTAAGAGGGACCAGGATTTTTGCAAGGTGTTTCCATGGGataattccaggaaaaaagctttcccctgctctgtga
- the CCDC13 gene encoding coiled-coil domain-containing protein 13 isoform X1, whose translation MEPDVKVNEDFKSQFKAYQEQQQRRLQDLMERKKEKQNRQKNTGSTKKTIKALSDLNLFNKGPPVNEDASKSFLEAENEKLQDQLREVRDENCRLYKLVSEKDFEINQLQRRVQEERLALSGVSGIAGDVAATKIVELAKKNREITAEFESERARVKQLNYKVKELERELQAATEKIHSLGGDAAGIKESTLKILEGNLAESPEVKALQEKLSTANIKVTEYRNQLQNVKQELKLTQKILAKEVGEDVNIQSLLTNSGSWRGRAQQILLLQTRVRELEHKLSQNKITASLLEVDEGFLAFPHSRKLSVQEKNLLKIRSLEKEKRESLEKLAEQYNTLQKNHEELKKKLDASRARNQVLCGEVKILNGQIGTLLEKGKHDDELLDALLTQQKQMQELLKGLSQKEDKNKEPQQLEGQHLNPGIQRQNIMEDKLRELVAEREAKVKTLETEVEKLTVQDESEAADLPCSEHSGAPEGSGSNKAGRTESACTVSTMGHVLVESAATEPFFLRGTSPSGIGSGTDSLDGEVLPGENTEQRALCQAAEVERRELLELVTVLQKRLEESSNKVLEAEKKLQEERWQSDILEQQLEKLQVDLGSSRTAQNPALRSRKAQPSLPLQEGDREQLPAALSELSLESQVEELSTRLGIQLDENKDLKAVLAEVVRKKEEDF comes from the exons ATGGAGCCAGATGTAAAAGTGAATGAAGATTTCAAAAGCCAGTTTAAGGCTTATCAGGAGCAACAGCAAAGGCGGCTGCAAGATTTgatggagaggaagaaggaaaagcagaacaggcAGAAGAACACTGGCAGCACAAAGAAGACTATAAAAGCCCTGAGTGATCTAAACTTGTTTAATAAAGGACCTCCTGTAAATGAAGATGCCAGCAAAAG ttttcttgaGGCTGAGAATGAGAAGCTGCAGGATCAGCTGCGAGAGGTCCGGGATGAGAACTGCAGGCTCTACAAACTGGTGTCAGAGAAAGATTTTGAGATAAATCAGCTCCAGAGAAGAGTGCAGGAGGAAAGGTTGGCTCTGTCAG GGGTGTCTGGTATAGCTGGAGACGTGGCAGCCACTAAAATAGTTGAGTTGGCCAAAAAGAACCGTGAGATAACTGCTGAGTTTGAGAGTGAGAGAGCCAGAGTGAAGCAGCTGAATTACAAAGTcaaggagctggagagagaa CTACAGGCAGCCACAGAAAAAATCCATTCCCTTGGTGGCGATGCTGCAGGAATCAAGGAATCAACTCTGAAAATACTGGAAGGAAACTTG GCTGAAAGTCCAGAGGTGaaagcactgcaggaaaaattGAGCACAGCCAATATAAAAGTGACAGAATATCGGAACCAGCTCCAGAACGTGAAACAGGAACTGAAGCTGACCCAAAAG ATTTTAGCCAAAGAAGTTGGGGAAGATGTGAATATCCAAAGTCTCTTGACCAATTCTGGCAGCTGGCGTGGACGAGCTCAGCAAATTCTTCTTCTCCAAACCAGG GTTCGAGAGCTGGAGCATAAACTGAGTCAAAACAAGatcacagcttctctgcttgAGGTGGATGAGGGATTTCTGGCATTTCCTCATTCAAGGAAGTTGTCAGTCCAAGAGAAGAATTTGCTGAAGATTCGCAGcttggaaaaagagaagagggaatCTTTGGAG AAACTCGCTGAGCAATACAACACTCTCCAAAAAAACCAtgaggaactgaaaaaaaaactggaTGCCTCAAGAGCCAGGAACCAAGTGCTGTGTGGAGAAGTGAAGATACTGAATGGACAGATTGGAACCTTGCTGGAGAAAGGGAAACACGATGATGAGCTCCTAGATGCCTTGCTG ACCCAGCAGAAACAAATGCAGGAGCTCTTAAAGGGCCTGAGCCAGAAGGAGGATAAGAACAAGGAGcctcagcagctggaagggcAGCACCTGAACCCTGGGATTCAGAGACAAAACATCATGGAAGACAAGCTCAGGGAGCTGGTGGCTGAGCGAGAAGCAAAGGTTAAAACACTGGAGACAGAGGTTGAGAAACTCACAGTTCAG GACGAGTCAGAAGCTGCTGATCTGCCATGCTCTGAGCACTCAGGAGCACCTGAGGGATCAGGCAGTAACAAGGCTGGAAGGACAGAATCTGCCTG CACAGTGTCCACGATGGGCCACGTGCTCGTGGAGTCAGCAGCCACAGAGCCTTTCTTCCTCAGGGGTACCAGCCCATCTGGAATTGG GTCTGGCACGGACAGCTTGGACGGGGAAGTGCTGCCAGGAgagaacacagagcagagggctctgtgccaggctgctgaagtggagaggagagagctcctggagctggtgactgtgctgcagaaaag GTTGGAGGAAAGCAGCAACAAAGTCTTGGAAGCTGAGAAGAAGCTTCAAGAGGAGAGGTGGCAGAGTGACATCTTGGAACAGCAGCTTGAAAAGCTTCAGGTGGATCTagggagcagcagaactgcCCAGAACCCTgccctgaggagcagaaaag CCCAGCCAAGCCTCCCCTTGCAGGAGGGTGacagagagcagctccctgcagccctgtccGAGCTGTCCCTGGAATCTCAGGTGGAGGAGCTCAGCACAAG GCTTGGGATCCAGCTGGATGAGAACAAAGATCTGAAGGCTGTTCTGGCAGAGGTtgtgagaaagaaagaggaagattTTTAA
- the CCDC13 gene encoding coiled-coil domain-containing protein 13 isoform X6 — translation MEPDVKVNEDFKSQFKAYQEQQQRRLQDLMERKKEKQNRQKNTGSTKKTIKALSDLNLFNKGPPVNEDASKSFLEAENEKLQDQLREVRDENCRLYKLVSEKDFEINQLQRRVQEERLALSGVSGIAGDVAATKIVELAKKNREITAEFESERARVKQLNYKVKELERELQAATEKIHSLGGDAAGIKESTLKILEGNLILAKEVGEDVNIQSLLTNSGSWRGRAQQILLLQTRVRELEHKLSQNKITASLLEVDEGFLAFPHSRKLSVQEKNLLKIRSLEKEKRESLEKLAEQYNTLQKNHEELKKKLDASRARNQVLCGEVKILNGQIGTLLEKGKHDDELLDALLTQQKQMQELLKGLSQKEDKNKEPQQLEGQHLNPGIQRQNIMEDKLRELVAEREAKVKTLETEVEKLTVQDESEAADLPCSEHSGAPEGSGSNKAGRTESACTVSTMGHVLVESAATEPFFLRGTSPSGIGSGTDSLDGEVLPGENTEQRALCQAAEVERRELLELVTVLQKRLEESSNKVLEAEKKLQEERWQSDILEQQLEKLQVDLGSSRTAQNPALRSRKAQPSLPLQEGDREQLPAALSELSLESQVEELSTRLGIQLDENKDLKAVLAEVVRKKEEDF, via the exons ATGGAGCCAGATGTAAAAGTGAATGAAGATTTCAAAAGCCAGTTTAAGGCTTATCAGGAGCAACAGCAAAGGCGGCTGCAAGATTTgatggagaggaagaaggaaaagcagaacaggcAGAAGAACACTGGCAGCACAAAGAAGACTATAAAAGCCCTGAGTGATCTAAACTTGTTTAATAAAGGACCTCCTGTAAATGAAGATGCCAGCAAAAG ttttcttgaGGCTGAGAATGAGAAGCTGCAGGATCAGCTGCGAGAGGTCCGGGATGAGAACTGCAGGCTCTACAAACTGGTGTCAGAGAAAGATTTTGAGATAAATCAGCTCCAGAGAAGAGTGCAGGAGGAAAGGTTGGCTCTGTCAG GGGTGTCTGGTATAGCTGGAGACGTGGCAGCCACTAAAATAGTTGAGTTGGCCAAAAAGAACCGTGAGATAACTGCTGAGTTTGAGAGTGAGAGAGCCAGAGTGAAGCAGCTGAATTACAAAGTcaaggagctggagagagaa CTACAGGCAGCCACAGAAAAAATCCATTCCCTTGGTGGCGATGCTGCAGGAATCAAGGAATCAACTCTGAAAATACTGGAAGGAAACTTG ATTTTAGCCAAAGAAGTTGGGGAAGATGTGAATATCCAAAGTCTCTTGACCAATTCTGGCAGCTGGCGTGGACGAGCTCAGCAAATTCTTCTTCTCCAAACCAGG GTTCGAGAGCTGGAGCATAAACTGAGTCAAAACAAGatcacagcttctctgcttgAGGTGGATGAGGGATTTCTGGCATTTCCTCATTCAAGGAAGTTGTCAGTCCAAGAGAAGAATTTGCTGAAGATTCGCAGcttggaaaaagagaagag GGAATCTTTGGAG AAACTCGCTGAGCAATACAACACTCTCCAAAAAAACCAtgaggaactgaaaaaaaaactggaTGCCTCAAGAGCCAGGAACCAAGTGCTGTGTGGAGAAGTGAAGATACTGAATGGACAGATTGGAACCTTGCTGGAGAAAGGGAAACACGATGATGAGCTCCTAGATGCCTTGCTG ACCCAGCAGAAACAAATGCAGGAGCTCTTAAAGGGCCTGAGCCAGAAGGAGGATAAGAACAAGGAGcctcagcagctggaagggcAGCACCTGAACCCTGGGATTCAGAGACAAAACATCATGGAAGACAAGCTCAGGGAGCTGGTGGCTGAGCGAGAAGCAAAGGTTAAAACACTGGAGACAGAGGTTGAGAAACTCACAGTTCAG GACGAGTCAGAAGCTGCTGATCTGCCATGCTCTGAGCACTCAGGAGCACCTGAGGGATCAGGCAGTAACAAGGCTGGAAGGACAGAATCTGCCTG CACAGTGTCCACGATGGGCCACGTGCTCGTGGAGTCAGCAGCCACAGAGCCTTTCTTCCTCAGGGGTACCAGCCCATCTGGAATTGG GTCTGGCACGGACAGCTTGGACGGGGAAGTGCTGCCAGGAgagaacacagagcagagggctctgtgccaggctgctgaagtggagaggagagagctcctggagctggtgactgtgctgcagaaaag GTTGGAGGAAAGCAGCAACAAAGTCTTGGAAGCTGAGAAGAAGCTTCAAGAGGAGAGGTGGCAGAGTGACATCTTGGAACAGCAGCTTGAAAAGCTTCAGGTGGATCTagggagcagcagaactgcCCAGAACCCTgccctgaggagcagaaaag CCCAGCCAAGCCTCCCCTTGCAGGAGGGTGacagagagcagctccctgcagccctgtccGAGCTGTCCCTGGAATCTCAGGTGGAGGAGCTCAGCACAAG GCTTGGGATCCAGCTGGATGAGAACAAAGATCTGAAGGCTGTTCTGGCAGAGGTtgtgagaaagaaagaggaagattTTTAA